In the genome of Stomoxys calcitrans chromosome 4, idStoCalc2.1, whole genome shotgun sequence, the window TAAAGGCCAGGTTAACAATTTCGTTAAAACACCAAAACAAATAGCACAATGAAATTTAATGCAAATGCCCAGCGGCGATGTTCTAAGAAGACCCCTTTTCCGGCCTGTCTAGACTTTCCAGAGGCCTGCTTAGCACATTGCATCTTCCTTCCCATTTGACATGGGGTGAGCCAGATATTCAGGCCTTATCGTTGAGTTCCATAAAAAGGGCTTCACCAGCCCTTCATATGGAGCCATTCTACAGGCGTGTAAGTAAGAACTGCTATATTATTACTGGAAAATTAACCCTTTCAAAGCCATTATCAAGTAGTAAAGGCATTAAGGTACACCAAAATGATTTGATTTGAAATTAATTATTGTAATTAAATTGGAAATACAAGGACTCcttgaaatatatttttaatgacGAAAGTTATCCAGCGATGGCATTTTATTGCAAGGTTTCATCCTAACGCTTTGTTCGTcaaaactgaaaacattaaatGTCAGTATAACATTACttaaagatatttttgaaaattgaatgaaaaaattTACCTTTATTTTATGCAAGGTTGTCTTGTTTTTCCGTTATTTGTGGGAAATAGCATCCGAGCTGTACGAGGTTTATAACTAAACAGAAGAaattgcggatattaatccgccccatgccactatggacgtacacctagttgtgcgctctaaatactaaaagcaaacaattaaaaaggtgttaagttcggcccacAACCtctggtgtatatgtaaaccacctttcgtcataatgcggtgaaaaattcataaaaattcgaaatatggtccgatttgggccaaatttggcACCGACTTTGAGTGGTCTAAAAAGTAcaagaagtcattgtttaattttggtagccatatccaaatatagaccgatataaaccatatacgacacggatgtcgtaaagcctatcataagtcactgtgtcaaaattcagcgaaatcggattataaatgtgtccaTTATGgtgccaagaatttaaatcgagatatcggtctatatggcagctatatcaaaatatgagccgttcgtggccaaattgaagagggatgtcgaagggcctaacacaactcactgtgccaaatttcagcaaaatcggacaataaatgcgccttttatgagcccaagaccctaaatctagagatcggtcaatatggcagctatataacatctggaccgatccgaagaagaatgttgaagggcctaacacaacccactgtcctaaatttcggtgaaatcgggcaataaatgcgccttttatgggcccaagaccttaaatcgatatatcggcctatatgacagctatatacaaatttggactaatctgggccatattacagaaagatgttgaggagcctaactaaactcaatgtcccaaaatttcggcgaaatcggataataaatgcgtcttttatgggcccaagaccttaaatcgagagatcggtttatatggcagatatatccgtatctggaccgacctgggccaaatagaaggaggacgtcgaagggcctaacacaactcactgcctcaaattttggcaaaattgaagaataaatgcggtctttatgggcccaagaccttaaatcgtgatatcggcctacatggcagccatatccaaatttggaccgatctgggccaaattaaaaaaagatgtcgactggcctaacacaactcactgtgccaaatttttggcaaaatcggataataaatgcttttatgggtctaagactctCAATGGgcggatcgctttatatgggggctatatcaagatatagtccgatattgtccatcttcgaacttgacctgcttgtggacaaacagagaatctgtgcaaagtttcagctcaatatctctatttttaaagactgtagcgagatttgagtggccaccgtagcgcagaggttagcatgtccgcttatgacgctgaacgcctgggttcgaatcttggggGGACCAtaagaagaaattttcagcggtggttttaccctcctaatgttggcaacatttgtgaggtactatgccatgtaaaacttctctccaaaggggtgtcgtactgcggcacaccgttcggactcggctatatcattgaccttaaaaacttaaatcggactgcactcattgatatgtgagaagtttgcccctgttacttagtgcttttgcgagatttcaacagacagacggacaagcggaaggacattgctagatcgtcttagacttttacgacaaccaagaatatatatacgttatagggtcgaatggatatttctatgtgttgcaaacggaatgacaaaatgaatatacccccatccttcggtggtgggtataaaaaagtaaccttaTTTACTTacccctcagtagtttggtggacggcaATGGAGAAATAGTGCAACATTAGGATATACAACAGGCTCAGAgagcatgttgtcttggcaaaggcggagcgatgagtacCACTCCTACTAGGGCAATgaagaccattctagatatccgacccatatacataaaaattaagagtgaggcagccattgcgggtatgcgacttaaggcgatgggagaatggatactggataggagcaggtcataccatcgcggtataatcgaggtgacgataggaaaatTGGATGGAAGTGAAGTAGTTTCCAAtctgatacctgagacgacacttgaggccgagtgcgaggtactgctgcaaGCGACACAGTCTTCGAACCCTAGTATTGGCATCTTGAagaccatgttacacggatggatcaaagctagaagaaaGAGTTGGCCTGGGAGTCTgcattgagaacacagggactgagatctattttagactgcctgaccataatacggtactgcaggcgaaaatccgggcgatcacggaatgcgtgaggtggtgtagtgtgaacgcgagtacgtcgagtatgaacatctttacggacagaaaacaggccataagggcaataacaatctggacggtaagatcatgaacagtcttggaatgtaagaaggagactaaagccttctctgagaatggcgcaatccgcatcgtttgggtgccgggctatagctgagtaactgggaatgagaaagcagactattttgcagtgaaggccagagaactgccgtcaataaacttggttaaaccgaagcctttcggatcgacgcaatccgagttaagggcgtgggctatgaaagcgcatgcaacattgtggatcaGTGAAATGGTCAGCAGGACGgctaaaatcctatgggggatacggatcgtgagaagacgaggctattactgaaaggaagcaagaaagaggtcagtattgctattggtatcttaacgggacacataggactacgagctcacttgtgtaaaattggtgcggcaagtgatagcatgtgtagggcatgcggggaagatgatgagatgttggagcatttcctttgtcattgcccgacttcgcgtctaacagataccggcacttgggtggggacacaaaaccagacatgaaccatctcaggggcgtggcatggaaaataattaaggattttgtaagtagcatagaATTCCtaacacagatttttttttttggttacttTATATACGGTAAATGCCGTTACTTTTTGTGTACTTGTTGGTCAGATGACGCAGAACAAACTCAGATTGCATCATGTCATTATAAGCACCTGATTTAAAGAAGTGAAAGGCAATGTATACACATATTAAAACATACTTTTAGAAGGAGAAGGGAATGTGTTGTGGTTGTGCTATGTTTAGTGGCAAAAGTAAAGAGAAGGTAAACAGGCCTTCTCTTTTCTTCCACCTCCTTACAGACATAGGGTCTAATATGAATGAAAAGTCAGAACTACTTCAGGCCTTATAAACGGAACACATTGCCATTTAAGGGATCATTCCGCCACTGAATACAAACAtcgcaaacaaaaagaaaataaaattaattttaaattcaatatttttggtCTGTTTTAGTTGCCAATCTAGCGGTTTCGCTAGGTAATGGACAATTAAAACTCAATTCGCACTAATTGCTCTGTAATTTAACATTGACCTTACACAAatgcaatacttatccgaaacAATCAAATATCAATCAAAcagaaataaaagtcatttttatatagaaataaatgtttcttgGAGTTCATAAACGCAATTATATCGAGGTTTTCAATAATAGCGctacaaaagtttttcttttttttttaaataaaacaaaaacggttgtggatatcgatgaaattctttatttttgtgaaaGTACATTTCATGCCATTAAGCATGGAACTCGAATTCTTTTGCATCTCCACCACGGGCACCCttgcagaagtccagacccTGAACCTAATTTTCAACTGTTTTCAAGCATATATCGGCCGTCACTGCTGCAATTTGGCGTTCGATGTTTAGAGGCCAACTTGGCGCAGAGGAaatcatgtccgcctgtgacatTCTTTATTACATTTGATGCCATTATATATGGAACTCGAATTCTTTTGCCTGGCCACCACGGGCCGGCTCGCAAAAGTCCAGACCCTGAACCCAAGCATAAGTCGGCAGATACCGCTGgcgttcgatattcgtacgatTTTTATTCACACCCCGCTGTGatcatcagaaacattttcagcgatggCCATCCCCTaactaatgctggccacatatGGGAGGTATcccgccatgttaaaacttctctaccaagtggtgtcgctattcggactcggcataaaaaagccgttcggactcggcataaaaaaggggaCCCCTTtttatagagcttaaactttaatcggactgcactcttggaggccaccgtagcgcagaggttagcatgtctggcTATGGCGCCGAACGccaggtttcgaatcctggcgagaccatcaaaaaaatttgtcaccggtggttttcccctcctaatgctgacgacatttgtaaggtactatgccatgtaaaacttctctccaaagaggtgtcgcactgcagctcgccgttcggactcggctataaaaaggaggccccttatcattgagcttaaacttgagtcggaatgcactcattgatacgtgagaagtttgcccctatttcttagtggaatgttcatgggcaaaatttgcattttgcactcTTGGGTTTGAGAGAGGTATCCCCTGTTctttttggaatgttcatgggaaattaagtTAGTATTGAGTAGTATTCGTTTGAAGTTCATCAATCTTTGCTGGCTTGTTGGCTTAGAcgatagacttgacgtagccccacaggaaatagtttaacggcgtcaaatcgcacgaccaATGCGACCAATCGACTGGACTATTTCGTGAGttaacacgttctccaaacttggtttccaataaattgattgtggtATTTGCTGTGTAGCTCGTCCCGCCGTGCTGTTGGACCCACATGTCCTCCATgttcatatcatccaattgaggccaaaaatattttgttatcattgaacggtagcaaTTCCCATTCATGGTAAtgtgccggtcttgatcatcacggaagaagcaCGGCCCAATGACGACACCAAACCATAATTTTTTAGGGATACAATGATGtctcatggagtacgtgtgaATTACTGACTGACCAATGATGCATAATTTACTAATAGACAAAGCCACTCAGCCAGAAATGGGCCTCATGAATGGGCTGAAGATGATTTTTCGACGAAAATCCGAATCATTGCCAAGTTGTTGCTCAGGGCAAATTACGAACATACGACGCATACATACACATCCGTCATAAAATGACAGACCtaactgaagagaaatgtcaaaagagcggaAACAATATGGCGTCATTTGCTGTCCCTTTTGGTCTACTCCAGATGGCGCATTAATAatacgatttagctaaaatttaaaacgtgttgttttctatgacttctaacagtcaTGAAAAGTACGGTTTATATCGGTCTACGACttcatatttttgaaaaaaccaTTCATTGAAGATGTCAAATGCAatccacgatttgacttcttaaaactctagatggcgcatttattttccgatttggctccaATATTTTTTCATGACTCCTAACAGTCTATAGAAGTAAGTTCCGTATTGGTCTAAAACTTGATACATctcctaaatatttgaaaaaaatattcaaagaacATGTCAAATGCGATGGTCGGTATaaaacattcggcccggccgaatatctcattttatttaatatgtttgtttttattttttgtttataaatactaaataaatataattcAATGAAGTCAAACCCGCAACACTGTTCCTCAATGCTCCTCGATTACAAAAATGAAAAGACATTATAAAGAATTTTCTATGAGTTTTTGCGAGAGTCAATTTGTGTTTTAGAATAAAAGTTTTCGTTCTCAATTATCTTTCCAAGTTCAGCCTAAACTAAATGTGATAACGACTTGTACATTCGCATATAATACGAATGCAAACAAAACGATAACAAGCagttgaaacaagtaagagcgtgctaaggtcggccgggccgattctaatataccctttaccatggatcgcatttgtcgagttcgatgcgcggcatctctttttaggcaaacaaagaatattgaataagaactgttatgctattggagctataacaagttatgctccgattcggaccacaaatgaatgctgaagaagtcattgtgtaacatttcagttcattcggataagaattgcgctttgtaggggcttaagaagcaaaatcgggagatcggtttatatgggagctgtattaagctatacatcgattcagaccatattgcacacgtatgttgaaggccatgagagaagccgttgtacaaaatttctgccatatcggatgagaattgcgccctctagaggctcaagaagtcaagatcccagatcggtttatatggcagctatatcaggttatgtaccgatttgcgccatacttagcacagttattgcaagtcatagcaaaataccttatgcaaaatttcagccaaatcggatgagaattgcggcctctagaggctcaagaagtcaagatccaagatcggtatatatcacagctataccagattatgaaccgatttggatcatacttaacacagttgttggaagtgataccaaaacaccacgtgcaaaatttcagccaaatcggatgagaattgcgccctctagaggctcaagaagtcaagccccaagatcgttttatatggcagctatatcaaaacatgggccgatttgaaccatacttgacacagtcgttggaagtgataccaaaacactacgtgcaaaatttcagtcaaatcggacgagaattgcgccctctagaggctcaaaagtcaagacccaatatcggtttatatggcagctatatcaaaacatggaccgatttggctcatttacaatcccaaccgacctacactaataaaaagtgtttgtgcaaaatttcaagcggctagctttacaccttcgaaaattagcgtgctttcgacagacagacgaacggacggacatggctagatcgacttaaaatgacatgacaatcaagaatatatatattttatggggtctcagacgcatatttcgaggtgtttcaaacacaatgacgaaattagtataccctcatcctatggtggagggtataaaaaagttatcAATAAGGTCATTAGTATGTTTTTAGGCCCCCGCATCATAGGAggaggggtatattaatctagtctttccatttgtaataattcgaaatatttatctgcgaccccattatatgcgaaatatttatctgtgacagtagatgaaattttctctaaagacaaaattttgaaggaaattttctctaaagacaaaattgcaatgaaattttctctaaagacaaaattgcaatgaaattttctgtgaagacaaaatttcaatgaaattttctctaaagacaaaatttcaatgaaattttctctaaagacaaaattttaatgaaattttctctaaagacaaaattttgaatgacattttctctaaagacaaaatttccatgaaattttctctaaagacaaaatttccatgaaattttctctaaagacaaaatttccatgaaattttctctaaagacaaaatttccatgaaattttctctaaagacaaaatttccatgaaattttctctaaagacaaaatttccatgaaattttctctaaagacaaaatttccatgaaattttctctaaagacaaaatttccatgaaattttctctaaagacaaaatttccatgaaattttctctaaagacaaaatttccatgaaattttctctaaagacaaaatttccatgaaattttctctaaagacaaaatttcaatgaaattttctctaaagacaaaatttcaatgaaattttctctaaagacaaaatttctatgaaattttctctaaatacaaaatttccatgaaattttctataaagacaaaattttaatgaaattttctctaaagacaaaatttctatgaaattttctctaaagacaaaatttatatgaaattttctctaaagacaaaatttatatgaaattttctctaaagacaaaatttatatgaaattttctctaaagacaaaatttcaatgaaattttctctaaagacaaaatttccatgaaattttctctaaagacaaaatttccatgaaattttctctaaagacaaaatttttatgaaattttctctaaagacaaaatttcaatgaaattttctctaaagacaaaatttctatgaaattttctctaaagacaaaatttctatgaaattttctctaaagacaaaatttctatgaaattttctctaaagacaaaatttctatgaaattttctctaaagacaaaatttctatgaaattttctcttaagacaaaatttctatgaaattttctctaaagacaaaatttctatgaaattttctctaaagacaaaatttctataaaattttctctaaagacaaaatttccatgaaattttctctaaagacaaaatttccatgaaattttctctagagacaaaatttccatgaaattttctctaaagacaaaatttctatgaaattttctctaaagacaaaatttcaatgaaattttcccttaaaacaaaatttcagtgagatTTTCTCAAAATGCCTTTTTTGtgggtagagtacgaacttgaaaAAAGAAACTGGTAAAAGCttgccgggccgaatattggtaACCCACGACCATGGAACctgctaaaagtttacacaaagGATTTAGACCTTACGTGAccacggcacgggatagctgtgagcaccactcaagccggaacattgaggtccgatatgtgtggtatttattgctgtcacgagtAGCTTACCttcgagctaccgggcgtgtccacaggttgcagatagtgaaatgctccatccggagtagctgtaactgaaGTCGCGGACAatgagcggtatcgagcggagagtctcagtgagaagtcgggtggcatcggctcttgcacaaatactgagtgccaagatatgacaaggcgagatattggcgcctttaaataaccaatggccaccccgtttccgcggcgatcggttctttggtccagaacgaacttgctcacctactggagcttgatgaggatcgccacctccacatgaaaatatggtTGCAAAACAACCGTACGttacacgattgttggaagtcgtaccagAACACTACGCACAAAGTTTCAGTCCCattggattaaaattgaggctttaagGGCCTTGAGATGTCGgttcatataggagctatatcatgtaatacaccgatttggaccgtatttgccacgattgttggaagttataacagaaccaTACATTTTGCACACTGACTTCCAGTTACGGTCCcaaaacctcatatagctcccatataaaccgatttcccgattatacttctcgaAAATCTTGCACAGCTATTAATAATATAGTACTTCCCCAAATAAAACAGATTTGTAGGACCCAAAGAAAATCcacgaattttatttttttgcgtgtggtAGTGGTCTGCTAGCATCGCTGCTTTATccgaattttaataccatttttacTTTTAAGAACAATTTCTGGCACAGGTTGTGGTTGAAAGCCTTTAACaggcaaaaattcaaattttcggaGTAATGAGGAGAGGACACACTTCATTTCTAACATGGCATATTTTTGACCTGAAATGTGATAAGAGGGAAGGATTTAGTTAGAAGAATTCATTATTTTGAGTTTACCCGAAAAATACCCCTTTAATGCTACAGAGCAAGATACACATAATCAGTAAAGACAAAAGCAAGAAGTAAGAACGCTGGCTGCTATTTTACAATCACGTTTAAAGAAAATAGCCTGAATATATTTTAGATACAGATGAATTCCATAGGGTTCCATTTGAAATGGCATCAAGGATTTATCGTTTTTAGAATATGCGTGATTGCTTCATTAACCTTTTTTACACATAGGCAGCGGCGTGTAATATTCTTATCTTCATTTGTCTTTGCTGTTTATGTAGGAATATATATAGGATTTAATTTTCCAACACATGACTCACCAATGCAATTTCTTGGTCCCGCACTGAAAGGAACAAAACAGAAAGGGTGCAACTCTTTGCCATTTTCCATAAATCTCTCAGGCCTAAATTGTTCTGGTTgaggaaaatatctttcatcaCGATGCACAGCATAAGTTAAAACTGTAACATTGGCACCCTTGGGAAGAGTAAGTGATCCTACCGCCAAATCTTCTTTCACCCCTCTGGAAAAGAAAGCTGAAGCAGGATACAAACGCAGAGTTTCCTTAATAATGGCCTCCAAGTATGGCATTGATTCTTTTTCCTTGCCCTCTAAAGCGACAGCTTCCTCATATGTCCTCTTTTGAATCTCTGCATGTTGCGATAGTAGATATATGGCAAAGCTTATGGTTGAGCTGGTGGTATCATGTCCCGCAAACATGAAAGTATCAACTTCTTCACGTATTTCTTGATCGGTGAGTGGTATTCCCTCCATTTGTGAAATTAGGAGCATATCCAAAAATGCCAAACGTTTTTTCTTTCCATCGCTATCGAAGGTCTTCTCAGCATCTTGCATGCTAAGAATTTGCGAATCCTGCAATAGTTTTCGCCTAAGCTTAATGACACGATTTGTCTCATCGTGCATAATTTTCAGTGCAGCATCTCGTTCTCTGCCATCTTTGGTGTATTTGTAGAAAATATTTAGTCTCTGCCAGAGGGAAAATGATCTTTTATGAAATAGATGACAAGTTCttgaaacaaaaacacaaaagtcagttaaaaatttaaaatttcaaactttgCTGGAACTTATTTCTAAACTGTTTCCATTGTTAATTAAACTTTGCCTACTTTTATATCCTACTGATTTTCACAAACGGACGGACTTAGCTTGATCAATTAAGTGTGACGagataatatataatttttatatgtactCATACAGTGATCCTCTTAGATCCATATAACAAAGTGTAACAAACTGAATTTCGAGATTATTATAAGTTTTGTTACCAATGAAATTTCAATACTAATATCACAGAAGACTTACTTGTTTACGGCTTTCACATACTCTGACTCATTCTGCATTTGGGCATGTTTCTTCAAACCCATTGCCGTCTCACAAATAACATCTAAAGCAAATAATGTTATATAGGGATATACATCAAATTCTTCACCTCTTTGGGCCTCTTTCATTAGACGGGTTGCCAATATTTTGCAATTCTCTTCCATCGGCTCTTTGAACTCACTGAGGATGCGAAAATGAAAGGCTGGTGTTAGAAATTTTCTCCTTGCCTGCCATAATTCTCCACCGCTTGTCAATAAGCCGTAACCCAACCAAGGCACTACGGCATTATAGTTGTTCGCTTTGTAGAGCAAACTATTGCTGGTCAGCAGTTGTTTGATGTCCTCAGGATCACTAAAGAATACAGTCATATCTTTGCCAAACCAAATGCGAAATATTGGACCATGTTTCTTACGCAATTCGTAAAGCCATTTGAGGATgcctaaaaaattttgaaatgtttataGGGGCAAAATTCTAAAGGGTtactttttaagagctataggaaagtttaaaaaaaaaaaaaaaaacataaaattcagaaatcaaccaacacgcaggggatgtcccctatgaatgcagtgcattgcgttggcgaatgAAAATTAGtaattggaggggggaaaaggatgcagtgtttattgacattagtCTTAAATCTCTGAATGTCATAGTGGGTGGGCAAAACATTACCCGTAGGTCGATTCCATATActaacggttcgggcgaaataagattTCTCCCTATAATGTATTGTGCGGTACActagccaatcaattacaaacgggtatgagttcctggaatgtctagtatttctgacaaacatccttacatcaggaataagaagacgaatatcagatgaaCACACACCATAAAAGTATCGATAGAActgcgccaaacaacccacattgtgacgatgttcaagggaggctATAGAGTTGAATACTCTTCTGTGCCCAaacaacgccatcgctctcctctgtacacggtccagtagctccaggtaTGATTTTGAAGCCCCAGCCCATTAATGTAAGTTGTACTACATCTTCGGCCTTATAAAAGAGGCATAGtcgttaagaagatcagaagggGTGAAGAAATTCCtataccgtttaaggaagcctaagcaCTTGACTTCTAACACTTCAAATATATGTTTaacccaacggacatcactttgtattttaaaacccagaacatcaagagcttctgattgctcaacttCTATACCGTTGATGGACAAaaatgatcgtaatgggtcagcgaatcgtttgtgtgacaaatacagcactgagtcttccttgcagaaatggccagcaaatcctttCAGaatgtatcgtccataacctgcCTCTTGtactcaatctctcgaagactctgCCTATGGTTGAGTgggtacgaatgacagagattactgtcatccgcaaataagtagatcggattcgatgtctgacacaACAGGTCGTTTAtcaaaataagaacaagtaaaagcgtgctaagttcggccaggtcgaatcttgggaacccaccaccatggattctgctaaaaatttatacaaaataaattaagttgtaggccagcaaaaattaaagcttcttggaacagaagaaggaccggttaacatgggagctgtatcaggttatagaccgatttggaccttacttggcacacttgttgaaagtcataacaaaacactacttccaaaatttcaaaacggaaaaaattgcagcttccaggggctcaagaagtcaaatctggagatcggtttatatgagctatatcaggttatagaccgatttggaccgtacatggcacagttgttggtagtcataacagaccaccatcctcaaaatttcag includes:
- the LOC106082632 gene encoding probable cytochrome P450 4s3; this translates as MDTLIVITFALGVLFMRYLSKIKELVKLKQWSAMVPGPTTRELMANAKEGSILKWLYELRKKHGPIFRIWFGKDMTVFFSDPEDIKQLLTSNSLLYKANNYNAVVPWLGYGLLTSGGELWQARRKFLTPAFHFRILSEFKEPMEENCKILATRLMKEAQRGEEFDVYPYITLFALDVICETAMGLKKHAQMQNESEYVKAVNKTCHLFHKRSFSLWQRLNIFYKYTKDGRERDAALKIMHDETNRVIKLRRKLLQDSQILSMQDAEKTFDSDGKKKRLAFLDMLLISQMEGIPLTDQEIREEVDTFMFAGHDTTSSTISFAIYLLSQHAEIQKRTYEEAVALEGKEKESMPYLEAIIKETLRLYPASAFFSRGVKEDLAVGSLTLPKGANVTVLTYAVHRDERYFPQPEQFRPERFMENGKELHPFCFVPFSAGPRNCIGQKYAMLEMKCVLSSLLRKFEFLPVKGFQPQPVPEIVLKSKNGIKIRIKQRC